GCCAGCCATTCTCGACGCGAGCAATATTCCGCGTTTCGCGGTTGTCATCGCCTGGTCTGCGCAACACATTGATCGAGACGGGGACGCTCGTCAGCGAGTGTGTGAACAATTCCGTTCCACGCAGAACGCTGCCATTCTTTAGACGAATCTCATCCTCACCCTGCGCACAATTCGCCAAACCCAGGGTCGAAAAACAGCCCAGAACGATCAAGAGCGACGACCAGAGCCTGCCCGCGTCGCGATTGGCTTGCAACTGTAACGTTCTCATGAAAGCACCGAGCAGTTCGAGGCGTTGACGGGTTGACCGGACAATCGAGTTGGCATGCCGAGATACCTTTCGTCCACGGATCTCCACAAGTCTTGTCATCCTCCTTGTGGCCTGCATCAATTGACGGGCATCCTATTCTGGCGATCGCTGAAGCAGAAGACGCTTGGCGCTCGCGCCATGGCATTCTATCGTCTGATCCTTGCCATACTTCGATCGCAAACTCCAATTAGGCCGTGTCGCATGAATCGTCATCATCTCGGGTGGATCATTGCCTTGACCGCCTTATTCAGTTTACCCGTCCCGGTTCAGGCACAAGTAGGCGGAAAAGTCCGCGTCTACTTTGGCACTTTCTCAAGCGACCTATCCAGCGGAATTTACCTTAGCACGCTCGACCTTGAGCGGGGAACGCTGACTCCGGCAGAACTTGCGGTCGAAGCAGCCAGTCCATCCTTCCTCGCGATTCACCCCACGAACAAGTTCTTATATGCAGTCAGTGAGATTACCACGTCAGAGGGCAAAGGCGAACGGGGTGTTGGAGCATTCCTGATCGAGCCGAACACGGGACGATTAACGCTTTTGAATCAGCAGCCTTCGACCGGAGCGGGGCCCTGCCATCTGGTCGTCGACGGTGTTGGCAAGAATGTCCTCGTCGCCAACTACGGCGGAGGGAGTGTGGCAGTCCTGCCCATTCGTGATGACGGACATCTGTCGCCCGCCTCGTCTTCGATCCAGCATCAAGGAAAAAGCGTCAACCCCGAACGACAGGAAGCGCCGCACGCCCATTCCATCAACGTCGATCGAGCGAGCAAGTTCGCATTCGCCGCAGACCTGGGACTCGACAAGATATTGATCTATCAATTCGACAGCGCAAACGGAAAACTGACACCGAACAATCCCCCGGCCGGGGTCGT
This genomic interval from Schlesneria paludicola DSM 18645 contains the following:
- a CDS encoding lactonase family protein; protein product: MNRHHLGWIIALTALFSLPVPVQAQVGGKVRVYFGTFSSDLSSGIYLSTLDLERGTLTPAELAVEAASPSFLAIHPTNKFLYAVSEITTSEGKGERGVGAFLIEPNTGRLTLLNQQPSTGAGPCHLVVDGVGKNVLVANYGGGSVAVLPIRDDGHLSPASSSIQHQGKSVNPERQEAPHAHSINVDRASKFAFAADLGLDKILIYQFDSANGKLTPNNPPAGVVAPGSGPRHFAFHPTGRYAFVNNELNSTVTSFAYDPAHGSLTAIQTTSTVPQPIPNNYTAETVAHPSGKFVYVSNRGHDSLAIFGVDEKTGRLTALGHQPTGGNTPRNFNIDPSGRYILAANQDTNNVVVFRIDSQTGLLSPTGSSITVGRPVCVRFMPLGQ